From the genome of Rathayibacter sp. VKM Ac-2804:
CTTCGCCACCTCGAACGAGAAGACGATGCTCGTCGACGGCACCAGCCGCGCCGGGATCGAGGCGGCGCTCGTCTCGATGCTCGAGCCGGGCGACAGGGTGCTGGTGCCTGTCTTCGGCCGCTTCGGCCACCTCCTGCGCGAGATCGCCGAGCGCTGCGGCGCCGAGGTGCACGTGATCGAGGCGGAGTGGGGCCAGGTGTTCCCGGTCTCGGTGATCACCGAGGCGATCGAGCGCGTGCGGCCGAAGGTGCTGGCGGTCGTGCACGGCGACACGTCGACGACCATGGCGCAGCCGCTCGAGGAGCTCGGCGCGGTCTGCGAGAAGCACGGCGTGCTGTTCTACACCGACGTCACGGCGTCGCTCGCGGGCAATGCGTTCGGTGCCGACGAGCTCGGGCTCGACGCCGTCTCGGCCGGGCTGCAGAAGTGCCTCGGCGGGCCCTCCGGCTCCGCTCCCGTCACCTTCTCCGAGCGCGCCGTCGCCGTGATCGAGGCGCGCAAGAGCATCGAGGCCGGGATCCGCGACGAGGGCGACGCGGTCAGCGCGCACCCCGTCCGCTCCAACTACTTCGACCTCGGCATGGTCTTCGACTACTGGGGCCCGCGCCGGCTCAACCACCACACCGAGGCCACGACGATGCTCTACGGGGCGCGCGAGTGCGCCCGGCTGATCGTCGAGGAGGGCCTCGACACGACGATCGCGCGGCACGAGCTGCACGGTGCGGCGATGCTCGCCGGCGTGCAGGGGCTCGGCCTCCGCGTCTTCGGCGATCTCGCGCACAAGATGAACAACGTCGTCGCAGTGCACATCCCGGACGGCGTGAACGGCGACGCGGTGCGCGGCGCGATGCTGGAGGACTTCGGCATCGAGATCGGCACGTCCTTCGGACCGCTGCACGGCAAGGTCTGGCGGATCGGCACGATGGGCTACAACGCCCGCCAGGACACGGTGCTGACGACCCTCGCCGCACTCGAGGCGGTCCTGCGCCGCGCGGGCGCGTCCGTCGCTCCCGGCGGCGGCGTCGCGGGCGCCTACGACCTCTACGACTCCGCACGGGGAGGCGCGGCGTGAGCGTCGTCGACGCCGCCGCGATCATGGCGCGCTGCGACGAGCTCGCGGCGGTGTCGAGCACCCGCGGCGCGATCGAGCGCGTCTACCTCTCGCCCGAGCACGCCCGCGTCAACGCGATGGCGGCGCGCTGGATGGAGGACGCGGGGATGCGCACCTGGCAGGACGCGGCCGGCAACCAGTGCGGCCGCTACGAGGGCGCGACTCCCGGCCAGCCCGCGCTGCTGCTCGGCTCGCACCTGGACACGGTGCCGGACGCGGGGCGCTACGACGGGATCCTCGGCGTGATGCTCGCCATCGCCGTCGTCGCCCGGCTGAACGCCGCCGGCACCCGGCTGCCGTTCGCCGTCGAGGTCGTCGCGTTCGGCGACGAGGAGGGGACCCGCTTCGGCACGGCCCTGCTCGGCTCCCGCGCGGTCGCCGGCACCTGGGACGAGCACTGGTGGGAGCTGGAGGACGCGCACGGCACCACCCTCGTCGAGGCGTTCCACGAGTTCGGCCTCGACCCCTCGCGCATCTCGACCGCGGCGCGCGACGCGGCCGACGTGCTCGCCTACCTCGAGACGCACATCGAGCAGGGCCCGTACCTCGAGGAGGCCGACCGCGCCCTCGGCGTCGTCTCCTCCATCGCCGGTGCCCGCCGCTTCGCCCTGACCCTCACCGGCAAGGCCGGCCACGCGGGCGGCGTGCCGTTCGACCGCCGCCGCGACGCGCTGACCGGCGCTGCCGAGGCCGTGCTCGCCGTCGAGCGGATCGCCCGCGAGCACGGGGCGATCGCCACCGTCGGCCGCCTCGAGGCGTTCCCCGGCGCGGTCAACGTGATCCCCGGCCGGGTCGACTTCTCGCTCGACCTTCGGGCCGAGTTCGACGACGTCCGCGACACCGTCTGGAACGGGATCGAGCACGCGATGTCGGAGTCGGCCCGCCGCCGCCGGCTCGCGCTGACCGTCGAGGAGACGCACGGGGCGCCCGCCGTCGTCGCGGCCGACTGGCTGCAGGACGTGGTCCGCGCCGGCATCCGCGCGACCGGCGACGAGGAGCCGATGGTGCTGTTCTCCAAGGCCGGGCACGACGCGATGGCGATCGCCGACCTCACCGAGTACGCGATGCTGTTCGTCCGCTGCGAGGGCGGCGTCAGCCACCACCCCGAGGAGAACGTGACCGAGGCCGACGTGGCGACGGCACTGGACGCCTTCGAGGCGGCGGTGCACGCCTTCGCCGAGGCACGGGCGGGCCGGGTGTGACCCTGGTCTCCGCACCGAGCATCGGCCACCGGATCGACGCGGGCTACGCCTCGCTCTCGCGGCAGGAGCAGCGCGCGGCCGACTTCATCCTCGACCACCTCGGCGACCTCGCCAGCTACACGGCCACCGAGCTCGCGCAGCACAGCGGAGTCTCGAAGGCCACGGTCTCGCGGCTCTTCCGCCGCCTGGGCTTCTCCAACTCGCAGGAGGTGCGCGAGCACGCCCGCGCGCTGCGCAGCTCCGGGGTCCCCGTCGGCCCGGCCTCGGCCGGAGCCCCCGCCGACGCGCTCGCCGCGCACCTGGAGAGCGAGCACGCGAACCTCCGCCGGCTCGCGACGACCTTCGCGGACGGGCGGCTCGAGGAGTCGGTGCGGCTGCTCTCGGGCGCGCGCGAGGTCGTCGTGATCGGCCTGCGCAACAGCTACCCGGTCGCGCTGCACCTGCGCCAGCAGCTCGTCCAGGCGCGCGCCCGCGTGCGGGTCGCGCCGCAGCCCGGGCAGTCGCTCGGCGAGGAGATCGCCGGGCTCGGGGCGGAGGACGCGGTGGTGCTGGTCGGCTTCCGCCGGCGGCCCGCCGCCTTCGCCGCGGTCGTCGACGTGCTCGCCGCGCGCGGGGTGCCCGTCGTGCTGCTCGCCGATGCGCACGCCCGCCGCTTCGCGGATCGCTGCGCGGTGTGGCTGGAGTGCCCCGTCGACAGCGACGCCGCCTTCGACAGCTACGCTGCCGCGATGAGCGCGGTCGCCGTGCTGGCCGCCGGGGTGCTCGGCGCCGTGCCGCGGGAGTCGCGCGAGCGCATCGCGGGCATCAGCACGCTCTACGCCGAGCTGGCGGAGCTGGAGGAGCGGCCGTGAGCGCCGAGGCGGCCGAGCTGATCCGGGCGCATGCGCAGCACCCGGTCGGCCGCGACGAGGCGGTGCCGGCCGGGGTGCTCGGCCGGGCCGAGCTGCTGACCCCGACCTGCGGTGACCGGATCGAGGTCCGGGTCTCCGGAGACGCGGCGGCGCCGGCGATCAGCTGGAGCGGGCGCGGCTGCGAGGTGTCGCAGGGCTCCGCGTCGCTGCTCGCGGACGAGCTCGACGGGCTCGACCCGGCGAGCATCCGGCAGCGGGTGGTCGCCTTCCTCGACGCGATGGCGGCGCACGACGCGGTGGCCGGACGCGCGGCGGATCCTGACGGCTCGGCGGGCCATGCGCTCGGCGACGAGGCGGCGCTGCTGCTGGTCGCCGCGAACCCGGTGCGCTCGGTCTGCGCGACCCTCGCCTGGCGGGCCCTGCGCGACGCGCTCGACGAGAGCGGGCTCGCATGACCGCGTCAGCCGGGCCCGTCGCGGTCGGCCCCCGAGAAGAGATCGCCGCACTCCACCGCGAGTGCTCCGTGCCGCGCGAGGTAGTCGCGGGCGCCGGAGTCGCCGGTGAGCGTCGTCGCGAGCGGCCGCCAGTGCGCGCTGCCCAGCAGCACCGGGTGACCGGGGCGACCGCGGTACGTCGCGCGGGCGAGCACCGCTGGACCCACGGGGGAGTCGCGGAGCAGTCGCTCGCCGACCTCGGCCGGCTCGTCCGGCAGGTCGACGAGCGTCACCAGCGCGGCGTCGCCGATCGCCGCGGCCAGACCCGCTCGCAGGGACGCGGACAGGCCCTCGGCCCAGTCCTCCGCGACGACGACTCCGATGCGCTCCGGTACCAGGCGTCGCGCCTCCTCGGCCTCGGCACCGAGCACCACGAGGACGCTCCCGCAGCCGGCGCCCTCGAGTCTCGCCACGGCGCGCTCGACCCAGCTCACGCCCGCCGCATCACGTCGCAGCGCCTTCGGCCCGCCCGCGCGTCGGCCGGCGCCCGCGGCGAGCACCACTCCCACCACGTCCATCCGACCATCGTGCCGCACACCCCGGCCGACGAGGAGACCGCATGACCGACTCCACCCCCCTCCGCGACGCGCTCCTGGCCTGCCTCGCCGTCCCGCGCTGGGCCGATGGGGTCACCGCCGGCGCGCCCTACGCCTCGACCGACGCCCTCGCGGCCGCGGCCGATGCGATCGCGCGCAGCCTCACCGCCGAGGAGGTGGAGGCGGCGCTGGCCGACCACCCGCGGATCGGCGAGCGGCACGCGGGCACCGGACGCTCCTCCGACTTCTCCGCCGCCGAGCAGGCGGCCAGCCTCTCGCCGGACGAGGCGCTGGCCGAGCGCCTGCTGGCCGGCAACCGGGCCTACGAGGAGCGGTTCGGACGGGTGTTCCTCATCCGGGCGGCCGGGCGGGACCGCGCCGAGATCGTCGCCGAGCTCGAGCGCCGGCTCGGCCACGACGACGAGACCGAGCGCGCGATCGTGGCCGATCAGCTCCGCGAGATCACGGTGCTGCGGGTGCGAGCGCTCGGACCGGAGACCGGCGCCGTCCTGGAGGCGGCCCGATGAGCGCGCACCGCAGCCACGTCACGACGCACGTCCTCGACGCCGTGCTCGGCCGCCCGGCGCAGGACGTGCCGGTCGCGCTCGAGGTGCGCGGCGCGTCCGGCTGGGAGCCGATCGCGACCGCGCGGACCGACGCCGACGGCCGCGTCGCCGAGTTCGGCCCGGCGGAGCTGCCCGCGGGCGTCTACCGCGTCGTCTTCGACACCGCCGCCTACTTCGAGCGCTCGGGTACGGAGTCGTTCTACCCCGAGGTCGTCGTCGCGTTCCGGCTCGAGGACACGGCCGCGCACTTCCACATCCCGCTGCTGCTCAGCCCGTTCGCCTACTCCACCTACCGGGGGAGCTGAGCGTGCAGCTCCGAGAGCTCCTGGACGCGCCGACGCTGCGGATCCGCGCGGTGCACACCACCGAGGAGGCGCTCGCGCGCGAGGTGAACTGGACGTTCACCACGGATCTGCTCGACCCCCGCCGCTACCTCGCCCGCGACCAGCTCGTGCTCACCGGCATGATGTGGCGGCGCACCGCGGAGGACAGCGAGACGTTCGTCGCGGCGGTCGCCTCCTCCGGCGCCGTCGCGCTGCTGGCGGGCGAGGGGCTGCTCGGCTTCGTTCCCGACGACCTGGTCGCGGCCTGCCGCGCGCACGGGGTCGCGCTGTTCGCCGTGCCGGCCGACGTCTCGTTCGCCTCGATCACCGCGCACCTCTCCAATGCGCTGGCGGGCGACCGGGTCGCGCGGCTGACCGCCGGGCTCGCCCGCCAGCGGCAGCTGCTGACGGAGGTCTACCGCGGGCAGCTCCTCGACGAGCTGATCGCCCGCACCTCGACCGAGCTCGGGCGGCCCGTGCGAGTGCTGACGGCGACCGGTCGCCCCGCCGCCGCCTCCGCGGAGCCGCTGAGCACCGACGAGGTCGACCGCGTCGTGCACGCCGCGCTCACGGCGCGGCGCACTCCGGTCACCGTGCCGGACGCGCACGGGGGCGTGCTGTCGGTCCTCGCCGTCGCCGGGGCGGAGGAGCACCGCGCGGCCTCGTGGTTCGTCGTCGTCGCGGGCGACTGGAACGAGTGGCACCCCTCGCTGCTCGATGCGATCACCGAGCTGACCGGTGTCGTCGGGCTGTACCGCCTGCAGCGCGAGGCGGCGCTGCTGGCCGACGCGGCGCTCGCCGACCGGCTGCTCGAGCTGATCGAGGAGGACAGCGAGCAGCCGGAGACGGCGGTCTACCTCCGGCAGCTGGGGCTGGGCGGTGTCGAGCGGTTCGCGGTGCTGGCGGCGGCGGTGGACGGCGGCGGCGAGCTGGCGCGCTCCGTGCTCACGGACGCGGTCGCGCACCTCGGCCGGGCGGTAGTCGGGCGCGACACGGACGGCGCGGTGGCGCTGATCCCGGTGGCGGACGAGGGGGCGCTGGCCGTGGTGACCGCGGCGCTTCGCCGAGCCGGAGCGGCGCTGGACGGCGCGGTGCTGCGGGTCGGAGTGAGCGCGCCGAGTCCGCTGCCCGCGCTCGGCGGGGCCCTGCGGTCGGCGCGGTACGCGCTGCGGCTGCCGTCCGCGCCCGGCGACGGCTCGCCGGTGCGGATCGGGACGGCGGGCGAGGTGACCTCGGCCGTTCAGCTGCTGAGCGCGGTGCCCGACCACCTCCGCGCGGTGTTCGTCGAGCTGGTGCTCGGGCGGCTGCTCGAGCACGACGCGCGCTACAACTCGCAGCTGGTCGCGACGCTCTCGGCGTTCCTCGACTGCGGCGGCTCGTGGGTGCGCGCGGCGGAGCAGACGCACCTGCACCTCAACACGGTGCGCTACCGCATCGCCCGCGTGGAGGAGCTGACTCAGCGCGACCTCTCGAACACGTCCGACCGCGCGGACCTGTTCCTGGCGCTGCGGCTGCGCTGAGCGTCCCTGCTTCATGCTGATCGAGTAGCGCGCGCAGCGCGCGTATCGAGATCCACGCACCGTTCTGACGGGTGGGTCGCGATACGCCCCTGCGGGGCTGCTCGACCAGCATGAGAAGGGGGCACTGCGCGGCTAGTCGGTCAGCGCGGGGGCCGCGACCCGGCGGCCCTGCACGTGCACCGCGGCGATCGCGGGCTCGCGCAGGCCCAAGAGCAGCGCGAACAGCAGCTGCGCCGTCGCCTCGTCCGGGTCGTCGGCGCGGATCCCGTGCGCGAGGACCTCGGCGAGCGGCTCCCAGCGGTCGGGCTCGATGCGGAGGAGGTCCGCGTCCTTGCCGAGGTCGAAGTTGCCGAACCGGTCCTCCATGTCCAGGGCCCGCGCGCCCGCCAGCGTCGCGGTGAAGAGCAGCTGGGCCGGGTGCAGCGCGATCGACGCGTCACCCTCCTCCGACAGGTGCACCTTGAAGGCGTCGTTGGCCACCCGCGCGAGCAGCCACTCGTCGCCGGCGCCGATGTCGCTGCCGAGCGCGATCGTGACGCCCGCGGCCGCCGTGCGCCGCCACGGCATCGTCCCCGAGCCGAGGAACTGCTGCGAGGTCGGGCAGTGCGCGATCGAGGTGCCGGTCGCGGCCATCCGGCGCAGCTCGGCGTCCTGGCAGTGCACGGCGTGCGCGAGGATCGTGCGGCGACCGAGCAGGGACGAGCCGCCGCGCTGCGAGCCGGGCAGGAACAGCCCGTCGTAGGTGTCCAGGTAGCTGCGGGTGCCGAAGCTCGCGCGGACCGCCGCGATCTCGCCGTCGCCCGGCCGGTCGTTCTCGTTGAGGTGGCTGTGCACGTAGACCCCGCGGTCGCGGACCCCGTCGTAGAGCTCGCCCAGGCCCGCGAGCGTCGTCGGCGTCACCGAGAGCGAGAAGCGCGGGACGAGCGCGACCTGGAGCAGCGCCGTCGCGGGGTCGCCGGTGTCGACCGCGTGCCAGCGCTCGATCTCGTCCGCGACGAGCGCCAGGGCCTCGTCCTCGCCGGTCAGCAGCGCCGC
Proteins encoded in this window:
- a CDS encoding amidohydrolase family protein; the protein is MTGGSGPGAGPRGVHRGHVLHVAGRPTVETAEAALVSIPDGALVVGDAGTILWVGPHAALPRDYTHWPVTGDAGAFLLPGFVDTHLHFPQAFSTNAFGGGQLLEWLDTAIFPAESRLADEEFAGRIARAFTRRRVSAGTTAAMVFGSAFPHAQDALFEQSRAAGLRTVSGRGLQTVGPPSAAALLTGEDEALALVADEIERWHAVDTGDPATALLQVALVPRFSLSVTPTTLAGLGELYDGVRDRGVYVHSHLNENDRPGDGEIAAVRASFGTRSYLDTYDGLFLPGSQRGGSSLLGRRTILAHAVHCQDAELRRMAATGTSIAHCPTSQQFLGSGTMPWRRTAAAGVTIALGSDIGAGDEWLLARVANDAFKVHLSEEGDASIALHPAQLLFTATLAGARALDMEDRFGNFDLGKDADLLRIEPDRWEPLAEVLAHGIRADDPDEATAQLLFALLLGLREPAIAAVHVQGRRVAAPALTD
- a CDS encoding iron-sulfur cluster assembly scaffold protein, coding for MSAEAAELIRAHAQHPVGRDEAVPAGVLGRAELLTPTCGDRIEVRVSGDAAAPAISWSGRGCEVSQGSASLLADELDGLDPASIRQRVVAFLDAMAAHDAVAGRAADPDGSAGHALGDEAALLLVAANPVRSVCATLAWRALRDALDESGLA
- the uraH gene encoding hydroxyisourate hydrolase, with translation MSAHRSHVTTHVLDAVLGRPAQDVPVALEVRGASGWEPIATARTDADGRVAEFGPAELPAGVYRVVFDTAAYFERSGTESFYPEVVVAFRLEDTAAHFHIPLLLSPFAYSTYRGS
- a CDS encoding PucR family transcriptional regulator, giving the protein MQLRELLDAPTLRIRAVHTTEEALAREVNWTFTTDLLDPRRYLARDQLVLTGMMWRRTAEDSETFVAAVASSGAVALLAGEGLLGFVPDDLVAACRAHGVALFAVPADVSFASITAHLSNALAGDRVARLTAGLARQRQLLTEVYRGQLLDELIARTSTELGRPVRVLTATGRPAAASAEPLSTDEVDRVVHAALTARRTPVTVPDAHGGVLSVLAVAGAEEHRAASWFVVVAGDWNEWHPSLLDAITELTGVVGLYRLQREAALLADAALADRLLELIEEDSEQPETAVYLRQLGLGGVERFAVLAAAVDGGGELARSVLTDAVAHLGRAVVGRDTDGAVALIPVADEGALAVVTAALRRAGAALDGAVLRVGVSAPSPLPALGGALRSARYALRLPSAPGDGSPVRIGTAGEVTSAVQLLSAVPDHLRAVFVELVLGRLLEHDARYNSQLVATLSAFLDCGGSWVRAAEQTHLHLNTVRYRIARVEELTQRDLSNTSDRADLFLALRLR
- a CDS encoding NTP transferase domain-containing protein — translated: MDVVGVVLAAGAGRRAGGPKALRRDAAGVSWVERAVARLEGAGCGSVLVVLGAEAEEARRLVPERIGVVVAEDWAEGLSASLRAGLAAAIGDAALVTLVDLPDEPAEVGERLLRDSPVGPAVLARATYRGRPGHPVLLGSAHWRPLATTLTGDSGARDYLARHGALAVECGDLFSGADRDGPG
- a CDS encoding allantoate amidohydrolase, producing the protein MSVVDAAAIMARCDELAAVSSTRGAIERVYLSPEHARVNAMAARWMEDAGMRTWQDAAGNQCGRYEGATPGQPALLLGSHLDTVPDAGRYDGILGVMLAIAVVARLNAAGTRLPFAVEVVAFGDEEGTRFGTALLGSRAVAGTWDEHWWELEDAHGTTLVEAFHEFGLDPSRISTAARDAADVLAYLETHIEQGPYLEEADRALGVVSSIAGARRFALTLTGKAGHAGGVPFDRRRDALTGAAEAVLAVERIAREHGAIATVGRLEAFPGAVNVIPGRVDFSLDLRAEFDDVRDTVWNGIEHAMSESARRRRLALTVEETHGAPAVVAADWLQDVVRAGIRATGDEEPMVLFSKAGHDAMAIADLTEYAMLFVRCEGGVSHHPEENVTEADVATALDAFEAAVHAFAEARAGRV
- the uraD gene encoding 2-oxo-4-hydroxy-4-carboxy-5-ureidoimidazoline decarboxylase — its product is MTDSTPLRDALLACLAVPRWADGVTAGAPYASTDALAAAADAIARSLTAEEVEAALADHPRIGERHAGTGRSSDFSAAEQAASLSPDEALAERLLAGNRAYEERFGRVFLIRAAGRDRAEIVAELERRLGHDDETERAIVADQLREITVLRVRALGPETGAVLEAAR
- a CDS encoding alanine--glyoxylate aminotransferase family protein encodes the protein MGPGPINADPRVLRAMSAQLVGQYDPFMTSMMNETQELYRRVFATSNEKTMLVDGTSRAGIEAALVSMLEPGDRVLVPVFGRFGHLLREIAERCGAEVHVIEAEWGQVFPVSVITEAIERVRPKVLAVVHGDTSTTMAQPLEELGAVCEKHGVLFYTDVTASLAGNAFGADELGLDAVSAGLQKCLGGPSGSAPVTFSERAVAVIEARKSIEAGIRDEGDAVSAHPVRSNYFDLGMVFDYWGPRRLNHHTEATTMLYGARECARLIVEEGLDTTIARHELHGAAMLAGVQGLGLRVFGDLAHKMNNVVAVHIPDGVNGDAVRGAMLEDFGIEIGTSFGPLHGKVWRIGTMGYNARQDTVLTTLAALEAVLRRAGASVAPGGGVAGAYDLYDSARGGAA
- a CDS encoding MurR/RpiR family transcriptional regulator, which encodes MTLVSAPSIGHRIDAGYASLSRQEQRAADFILDHLGDLASYTATELAQHSGVSKATVSRLFRRLGFSNSQEVREHARALRSSGVPVGPASAGAPADALAAHLESEHANLRRLATTFADGRLEESVRLLSGAREVVVIGLRNSYPVALHLRQQLVQARARVRVAPQPGQSLGEEIAGLGAEDAVVLVGFRRRPAAFAAVVDVLAARGVPVVLLADAHARRFADRCAVWLECPVDSDAAFDSYAAAMSAVAVLAAGVLGAVPRESRERIAGISTLYAELAELEERP